TTTTTAACCGAATATGAAGAACAAAAAGCAGAGTTAACCGCAAAACAAGCACAAGTCGACCGCAAACGAGAAAGCATCAACAAAGAGATTCAACAATTGACCCAACAAGAAGATGTGATTGAAGAGAAAAGACAAGTGGCTAGTGCTGCTTTAGCAACAAAACAAGCAGAATTAGCAGTAGCGGTTGAAAAAGTCAGCAATTTAAAACAAACGCTTGAAAGAAATGACGCCGCGTTACAAGAAGCAAATAGGCGCCATGAAAGTTTAACTAATCAAATGGCTGCTTTAAACTCCAACTCAAGTGATCATGAACTGTCTGAAGAAGCCCTGCAAAAAAAAGTTGCAGATCTTCGGCAGAAAAAAGCCGATTTAGAGGGAGAATTGGCAGCAAACCGACAAGAGCGCAGTGTGTTGCAACAAGTTATTACCGCTGCAGATGAAGAAATGACGCAGTTGAATTTGGAACAAAAAACATTTTTATCGCAAAAAACCAAAGAAGAAGTAGCCAAAAACCGCGCTGATATTCACTTGGACAATCTTTTGGCTTATCTGCAAGAAGAGTATAGTATCACCTTTGAATTAGCTGTTAGAGAATATGACATAGTTTCAGATAGCCAACAAGCTAAAAATGAGATTCAACGCTACAAACGTGAAATTGAACGTTTAGGGCCAGTCAATCTAAACGCCATTGAGCAATATGAGCAGGTGCTAGAACGCTATACCTTCCTAACAAGTCAACGAGATGACTTGCTAGCAGCCAAAGATCAATTATTTAAAACAATGGATGAAATGGACGAAGAAGTGAAAGTTCGTTTTGGTGAAATTTTTGAAGCAATTCGTTTGCGCTTTAAAGAAGTCTTTCCACAAATGTTTGGTGGTGGTCGTGCAGAGTTGACGCTAACAGATCCGACAGATTTATTAAATACAGGGATTGAAATTGAAGCCCAACCACCTGGTAAAAAATTGCAAAACTTAAGTTTACTTTCTGGTGGCGAACGTGCGTTAACGGCCATTGCATTGCTGTTTTCAATTATTCAAGTACGTCCGGTACCGTTTTGTGTGTTAGATGAAGTAGAGGCTGCTTTAGATGAAGCTAACGTTACCCGCTTTGGGCACTATTTAAGTCGTTTCCAAGATGATACGCAATTTATCGTAGTGACCCACCGCAAAGGAACGATGGAAGCCGCTGACGTGCTCTATGGGGTGACCATGCAAGAATCTGGCGTTTCTAAAATTGTTTCTGTCCGTTTAGAAGACGTCGCTGAAGGCGGTAAGATTAAAACAGAAGTGTAAGAAAAACTTTCTGAACAATGACAAAAGCTTTTAGAAAGGAGTTTATTTGATTGATTAAGATGATCGCTATTGATCTTGATGGTACGTTACTAGATCAAGAAAAGAAAATTAGTCAACGTAATAAAGAAGCTTTGGCAAAGGCTAAAGCACAAGGGGTAAAAATTGTTTTATGTACAGGACGACCTTTACGGGCAATCAGACCTTATTTGGAGGAATTGGAGTTAAAAGAGGCTGGAGATTACAGTATCACGTTTAACGGTGGGCTCGTGCAAAAAAACGATACTGGTGAAGTAATGGCGAAATCTGTTTTAAGCTATGATAATGTACAAGAATTGGTAAAATTAGCGCATGATTTGGCGTTACCATTAGATATTGTTTCCGATGAAGTCGTTTATATTCTGCCTACAGCTCCAAATCACCAATCTATTTATTCCAAGTTAAATCCATTATTACACTTCCAACCCTTTTCACAAGCAGAATTAACGGAAGAATTGTTATACAACAAAGCAGTGGTTGCTTTTGAACAAGAATACTTGGATCAACAGTTGGCAAAAATCCCAGCTGAGTTCAAAGAACGTTATGAAATTATCAAAACACGCGATGTTTTACTGGAATTCATGCCAAAAGGTGTAACCAAAGCGTATGGCTGTAAATTGTTAGCAGAGCATCTTGGCATTACAGCTGCGGAAGTCATGGCGATTGGTGATGAAGAAAATGATCTACCGATGATTGAATACGCGGGAATGGGCGTGGCAATGGATAATGCGGTAGCGATGGTCAAAGAAGCTGCGGACGTTATCACTGCTAGTAATGTCGCAGACGGCGTAGCACAAGTAGTCGAAAAATACGTGTTACAATAAATGAAAGCAAAATTACGATAAGGAGGTTCAATATGGGCTTTTTCGATAAGATTAAAAAGGCTTTAATGGGGGAAGCTGAACCAAAAACTCCCGAAGAAACACAAGTGCCACCCGTAGAAACAAAGGAAAATCTGTCTGATGACAGACCGCAATCAAACCCGGATACGCCAGCTGAAAGTGCAGAAAGTATAGAAGGCACAGAAAGTACAGAAAATGCTGCGGATATACCGGCTGCTGCTGAAAAAGTAGCCCAAATACCTGCTACTACACAAGTTGAAATCCCAGCAGAAATCTCAGAAGAACAAAATATTACCGATTCCAAGGTCGAAAAGAAAGAAGATCCTGCAGAAGATAGTGCTGCTTTTGTTGTCACTGAACCAGCTGAGACTGTAAAAAAATCAACGGTTGAAGCAAATGCCAATCAGTCAGAAACTGTTGATTTCACACCACCTGTCAGTGAAGCTGCTACTTTTGTTTCCAAAGAAGAACAAGTAGAAGAAATTAAAGAACAAAAAGAGCCAATTGCTTCAGAAAATGTACAGGAAAAATATGACAAAGGGTTAAAAAAATCACGAAAAACTTTTGGGCAACGCTTAAATGAATTGTTTGCCAACTTCCGTAGTGTAGATGAAGCGTTTTTTGAAGAAGTAGAAGAAACCTTGATTGGTGCGGATGTTGGTTTTGAAGCAGCAATGAAAATTGCCGACGACTTACGCCAAGAAGTAAAATTACAGAACGTGAAAAAGCCAGCTGAAGTACAAAATGTTATGATTGAAAAATTGGTTGATTTGTATGATGAAGCCGGTAGCGATGAGGTCAATACGTTAAATATTCAACCTAATGGTTTAACAGTTATGCTTTTTGTTGGGGTAAATGGTGTCGGTAAAACGACAAGCATTGGTAAATTGGCTTATGAGTATAAACAAGCCGGAAAAAAAGTACTCTTAGCTGCAGCGGATACATTTCGTGCGGGTGCGATTGACCAATTAGTGGTTTGGGGTCAGCGCGCTGGTGTAGAAGTGGTTCGTGGCAATGCCGGGGGGGATCCGGCTGCGGTAGTTTATGATGCCATGGAAAAAGCGAAGGCACAAAATGCGGATATTTTATTAGTTGATACCGCGGGACGATTGCAAAATAAAGTCAACTTAATGAATGAATTGGAAAAAATTAAGCGTGTTATCAAGCGGGAAGCACCTGATGCTCCTCATGAAGTCCTATTGGTTTTAGATGCCACCACTGGACAAAATGCGATGGTTCAAGCTAAGCAATTTAAGGAAACGACGGATGTGACGGGGCTGATTTTAACAAAATTAGACGGAACTGCTAAAGGTGGGATTGTTTTAGCCATTCGAAATGAATTGCATCTACCGGTTAAATTAGTTGGCTTAGGAGAAGGTATCGATGACTTGGAACCTTTTGATCCTAATGAATTTATTGTCGGCTTGTTTAAAGGCTTAATAAAGGATGTATAAAAAAAGCCTGATGACTAGCATCTTTTAAAAGGTATTTTAAAACAGCAAGGTGAAGTTTTACTCGCTATCTGGGTGAAATTTCACCTTTGTCTTTAACTTTGAATAAAAACCTGGAGGAATGGTATGACACAAACAAGTTTATTAAAACGTTTAATCTTTTATTGTGGTTTTATTCTATTACAAAATCTTGTTTCAACGGTGGTCTTTTTGCCGAAAATTAGCGATGTGTTGCTCGCTTTAATTAGTGTGTTAGTCGCTGGCGGGTTTATTTATTTTTTAACAACGCGCTACCAAAAGCAGTTGCTGGTCTATAACCCCCGCGCAATTGGTCAAAAAAAAGTCGTAGGAAAATGGAAGTATGTGCTTTTAGGTGTCTTGGCGATGTTTGCTGCTAATATTGTGCTAGCAAATTTTTTGCCAGAAACAACGGAAAATCAAGCCGGGATCAATCAAAGCTTTTTGGTAAATCCCATCACCCTGACTGTCTATGGTGTGATTTTAGCCCCGATAATTGAAGAATTGCTGTTTCGCGGGATCTTTATGAATTACTTTTGGAATAAAGATACTGCCCGTGCAAAAGTTTTAGCCGTACTCACTTCGGCATTGTTATTTGGTCTAATGCATGAACCCCGCATTTCAATGGCATTACTTTTATATATGACTTTAGGAATTGTGTTGGCAAGTGTGTATCAAAAAACAGAAGATTTACGTTGCTCAATGCTAGTGCATATGCTCTATAACGGTTTAGGCTTTGTCGGTATGTTTTTAACATTGCAATAAGAAAAGCTGAACAAACTTGCTCAGACTGCAAAAAATAAGGATGGAATTTTCGAAAATTGCTCTTTAAATTTTTGGGAATTTCAACTTATTTCTTGGCAGGCTAGTATGTGAAGCTAGCCAATAAGAAAAGCTGAACAAACTTGTCCAGACTGCAAAAAATAAGGCTGGGATTTTCGAAAATTGCTTCTTAAATTTTTGAAAATTTCAACTTATTTCTTGGCAGGCTAGTATGTGAAGCCAGCCAATAAGAAAAGCTGAACAAACTTGTCCAGACTGCAAAAAATAAGGATGGGATTTTTGAAAATTGCTCTTTAAATTTTTGAAAATTTCAACTTAAAGCCAAAGAAAGCTAGTATGAAAAGCTGGGTAGGGATACTCCTACTAGTAAAAAAGATCGGAAAATGCAGCGTGAGATGCGACATTTTCCGGTCTTTTTGCAGTTTAAAACTATGATTCTTTACTACTGATAGGAATGATCAAACTGAAGGTAGTGCCTTCTTTTGAACTTGTGACCTCCATTAGCCAGCTGTTGCGTTTGACGATGGAAGAGACAATGAAAAGACCAAGTCCGGTTCCCCCTTCTTCTTTTCTAGTAGTTAGAAATGGTGTGAAAATCTGATCTTTAATACTTTTATCAATACCAGGACCATTATCTGAAACTTGAATCAGTGCTAATTTTTTATTTTGATAAATAAACGCGCCTTCTGTAATTTTTGCCTGCATCACAGCAGAAGGTGTGGTCAGTGAAACAGTAATAGTCGCGTCCGATTTCGCTTGATAGGCATTGGTGATTAAGTTATAGAGTAAAACTTGAACATCGTCTTGTTGGAATAAGGCATCGGCTAAAAGGTCGATTTCTTTTATAATGGTAACAGATTTTGGAATTAGAATTTTCATCGTTGTAACAGCTTCTTCGATTGCTTGATTTAAAGACTGTACTTTTTTCGTTTGATCTTTTTCTTTTGAAAAATGCAAAATTCGTTGCGAAAGTTGTTGTCCTTTTTTAGCGGCATAGTGCATATCTTCTAAATCTGCGATAAGTTCTGGATCATCTGTGTGTTCTGTCATTAATAGCTCAATATTACCAATTAAAGGCGTTAAAAAATTGTTCATATCATGTACGATTCCGGTTGTAACAAGACCGATTGTTTCCATTTTTGACTCTTGTAGGAGACTTTTTTCCAATTGGTGTTTTTCAGCTTCTAATTGCCGTTTTTCTTTTAAGCGTTGGTTTTCATTAGTTGTGTGCTGTTGTTTGGCAAGCAGGCGGACCATCAAAACTAAAAGCGATGCAACCATTAACAAAATTACAACAAGCCCTAAATTAATCAGTAGATCGTGCAAAATCCAACCGTTATCTTGGTAAAAGTCTGCTGTATTGGCAATGACAAAGCGCTCTTCGCCAATTTTTACCCATTGAAAGGCATTGAGTTTTAAAACAGAAGTTAAATCCGACTCATTCCACCAATAAGAATGATAACTTAGGCTGCCTTTTTCGTGCTTTTTTTGGTAGACATCGAGTTTTTCTAAATCAGTATAATTTAGGTTAGGAAACCGTTTTTTACGGCCAGTTATAATATTTAATCCTATTTGTTCTCGGGCCGGATGCATGACGACTTCCATTTTTTCATTTTTCATTAGAGGGTAACGTTGTTCTGTATCCGTTGGTTGAATTTTATCTAAGAATAATTGCTCTAAATTTAACGGTACGACAACTAACCCTTGTAGCTCTTTTTTTGTATTGTAAATTGGATGGTAGAGATTAAAAAAAGAGTTTTGCTGAATAAAATAGACTTTCCCATTTTGGTTGACTTGTCCTTTTAGTGCTTTTTGAAAGAAAGGATCTGTAGTCATTTTTTTACTTAAGATACTATTGGTCACCTGATTTTTAGCAGAATAATGACTTTCTAATGGTTGCCCCTCTTTATCAAAAAGAAAGATACCAGAAAAAGAGTGATTGCGCATAAAAAATTGCGTAATAAGATTATTTTGCTGTGGTAGTTGTAAGGCGGTATCCGTATTAATTGTATCCGTTACAAAACTGTCCAAGTCGCTGGCACTACTTGTAATTTCAGCTACAATTAATTTGGTACTTACCTCATTGACCTGTTCTAATTGTGTTTTTCCCATTTTTAAAGCTTCTTGTTGTATGTTATGATAGCCTAAAGCCGTGATGAGAATACCTGTTAAAGTTATCGCCATCACCGTGATAAAAAGTGCATTCATTTTTTTAGTTAACTTTTTCATTTTTTGGTAAGCCTTTCATTTTAACTTGGAGGAATTTGCGATGCGCAATGAAAAAATCTTAGTAGTTGACGATGATCCAGCGATTCGCCGCTTAATTTGGAAATCACTGCAATCGACTGGGATCCTGATTTATCAAAGTGATTCAATTGAAAAAACGATTGATATTATGAGTCGGGTGGAATTTGATTTATTTTTATTAGATATTAGTTTGGAATATGAAAATGACGGGTATCACTTAGCACAAATGATTCGCAATGAAAACAGCGTCGTACCCATTATTTTTTTAAGTGGTAAAACACAAGATCAAGATATCGTTACCGGCCTTGAAACAGGGGCGGACTTATATTTGACCAAGCCATTTTCGCCTGCTATTTTAAAGGCGCAAGTCTTGGCTTCTTTAGATCGTAGTTTGGTGTTAAAAAAGCATAATGGTCAACAAATTAAAACCAGCAATGTCTTAAAACTTGGTGAATTTACGTATGATAAAAAACGCTACCAGCTTTATAAAAACGATGTAGCACTTAAACTATCTTCCAAAGAAACACAACTTATGCAGTTTTTTATGGAAAATCCCAACCAAGTTTTTTCAAAGGAACAGATTTACCAAAGTGTTTGGGACGAAGAAAAAACCGATGCCAACACTATTATGGTCTTTATCAATCATTTACGCAATAAGATTGAAGATGATCCGAAAAATGCAAAATATTTGCAAACAGTGTGGGGAATCGGTTATACATTTGTCGCAACTATTTAAAATAGTCCTTCTAAAAGGGCAAAGTAGATGCCAAGGGATAATAAATCGGCGGCACCCCCAGGACTCCAATTGCGAGAAATTAAAATTTCATCATAGTGGATGAGCGCTCTTATTAGTTCTGCGTTGGTTAACCCTTTTGCATGGAGTTGCTGCATTTCTGCCTTTAGCGTAATAAGGGCTGTTGCTCCGCCGCGATGTAAGACGTTACTGTCTTCTAATTCACTCATTAAAAAGACCAATGCTCGTAATAATAATTCTTCACGGGGCAAATTACGATTTGCCCGCAGATAAGGAAGTAAAACTTCTCCTAAAGCCGGATAACCTGCTGCGGCTTGACCACGAATGCCTGTCGCTCCTTTAGCTAGGTAAAGCTTTTCACCGTGTGTCAGTTCTTTTTTTGATGCAACATTTTTAAAGTCGGTTTTTAATAAGTCTTTGGTAATGGCTTGACTTAATTTTAAAATATTTTCAGAGTCAGTTGCAGTCAAAGGCAACTGGCTTTTTTGTAGATGTAGTCCTGTCGCACCTAATAAAACCGCAAAAGAAAAATTGGCACCTTTATGGGTGTTGATTCCATTTGTCGCAGCAAACATGGCCGCTTCAGCTTGTTGGCCTAGTTGGCGTAAAGTATAAAACAGTTCAGCCGGAGTTCCCTGGTGTTGTAGTCCGGCTTTTAAATATTGAGAAAAATAAGGGGATAGCGCCAAGATGCTATCAATGAATAAATAAAAATCCATGTCTTTGTGAGCGCCGTTAGTTAGACGGTCCACTAGCCCTGGTTTTGGTGAAAGGGCAACTTCGTAAAAAAGCCCCTTTTTAGCTGCGACAACGACGGTGTGGTATTGGTTATTCAATTTGATGTGACTCCATTTCTTGTAAAATAAATTGTAAGGAGTGGTTTAAATGTTCATGGGTAATTAGCGTTACTTGGGTAATATCGTTTGTCACCATACCGCGATAAAGTAGCCAATGCTCCTCTAGTGCGCGATAACGCCGTTCAGATGAGCGAATGGCAATATCACGAAAATAAACGAGGTAGGCTTGTAGATCTGTCACAATAGTTTTCAAACGTTTCATCTGACTCTTTTCATAAATAAACGAATTGAAGTCAGAGAAGTTTTGTAAAACTTCATCGACTTTATCTTCTTGATTGAGGCGGTCGCCTTCTTCTAATAAAGCCCGCAAATCATCGAAATCTTTTGGGGTCATAAGCTGCATGGCCTTAATTGTCGCAAGTGTATCCAGCGACTTGCGAATATCATAAATTTCGTGGGCGTCTTTTATACTAATTCCTTTAACTACGATACCAACGCGGGGAACATGTTCGACTAATTGTTCTTCTACTAATTGGTGCAAAGCAAAGCGAATCGGGGTCCGGCTGATATTTAGCGTTTCTGAGAATTCTTTTTCGTTGATTCTCTCACCAGCAGGAATTTGACCTAAAATAATACTTTTTCGAAATGCTTCGTAAATAGAAAGTTTTAAGGGTTGATTTTGAGATAAGTCTAAATTATTTTTAACGGCTGCAATGGTTGCGTTCATTTTTATCAATCATCCTTTTATGGAAGTCTTTTTAAGTGAATTGGGACTTGATTTCTCGCCTCATCATATTTTCTATCTTGTTATTTGTCAACAAGCGTTTTTTCTTTTAGATAATGGTGGGTAATAAAAAGAAAAAAACCGGGTCGAAAGTGGCCCGGTTTTTTTTGTAACTTTATTTTTGTGGGATATAAAACGGTAAGTGACCGAATAACATAATCGTTACCACGAAGATGACGAAGATACAAGCGGCCCATTTCCCAGCTTCTCGTTGCCATTGTCCCATATCTAGTTTTGTTAAACGTAGTAGTAAGTAGATAAATGCTACTAATGGTGACAATAAGTGGAATGCTTGTCCCATTAATGAAGCAAGTGCCATTTGCATATTGGTAAAACCATAAGCACGACCTGCTTCAGCTAAGACTGGCATAACACCAAAGTAGAAACCATCATTTGAGATGAAGAATGTACCTGGTGCTGAAATTAATGCAATTACAATACCCCAGAAACCAGCAAGTTGTTTTGGAATAATGTAAGTGAAACTTGTTGCCAATGCTTCAGCTAAACCTGAACCTTGGAAAATACCCATGAAGACACCAGCAGCAAAAACTAGAATAACTACTTGAACAGCATCGCCACCGTTAGCGCCGATACGAGCTGACTGATCTTTTAAGACAGGGTAGTTTACGATTAACGCAATACAAGTACCTAATAAGAACAAGAACAATGGTGGTTGTGCAAACCAACCAGGTAAACCAATTTGATCTGCAAATGAACTCAATACTAACCAAGCAATTAAAACAATAGTCATGATTCCATTAAAAGCAAAAAGTTTTGGACGACGAATTGCCATTGTTTCTGGGTCTGTAACAGCAGTCATTTCTTCAATTTCTGCATCTGATAATTCTTTAATCCCTAAGCGTTTTCTTTCCTGACGTCCCATGTGAGGTGCTACTATAAAGATAACGAATAAAACAGAAAGAATCATACCTGGCATTAGGTAAGCTAGAATTTCAGCACCAACATCTAACACGGCCATTGCCCGTGCTGTTGGTCCGCCCCATGGCAATAAGTTCATGATTGTGTTTTGCAAAATAACCAAAACACCTAGGTTCATTAATTTCATATCTAATTTTTTATAGATTGGAATAAAAGCAGAACAGCAGATTAATGTTGTTGTTGTACCGTCACCGTTTAAAGAAACAGCGGCAGCTACAACTGCTGTGGCAATCAAAACTTTCATTGGATCGCCTTTAGCAAAATGGATCATTTTTTTAGTGATTGGATCAAAAAGACCAGCATCTAACATGATAGAGAAGTAAAGGATGGCAAATAATAACATAATCCCTGTGTTAGAGGTTGTTTTGATACCTTCCATAACCCAATCGCCGATATTGTTGCTACCGGCTACACCGTCAACGACAGGTGGTGCGGTTACACCAGCAGCCAGTGCGATTAAAGCAAATACTAAAGGAATAATAACTAATGACGTAAGTGGAGATAATTTCTTTTTCATGATAACGAACATGAAGACGATAATCATGAGGTAAGACAAAATAGTAAGTAACATTTCCTTCTTCCTTTCAAAAACAGTTTTTTTGTGCTAGCGCCAAAATGTGATGTAAAAGCTGGCTAACAAATGCATTTTTTCACAATTCTTCTGCTAACGCTTACATCATACGTAAGAATTTTCTAAAAAAAAACAAGCTTTTTAAAAAGGAACACGAAAAAAACAATTTGAGACAACAAATCTTATTTAGTCCTTAAAAAGTTATTAATAAAATCTTAACGGAGTGAAAATGTCGTTAAATCAACGTTTTGAAGCGTTTTTAGTAAAATGTGTGATTTTGAAACAGTAAAAGAACAATTTAATCAGAAAGCAAATCTTCTCAATAAAGTAAATCATTCTATAATGAGGATGTTGTAAGACAGTAACACCAAATTTTGAAATTATCTGTAGCCGACAAGGTTTAAGAAGATGAAAAGAAAGGAGTGAGTCGATGGGATTATGGGATTTTTTCCGTCAAAAGAAAACCGAAGAAGCGCAACCTATCTCACCTTCTGCAGTAGAGAAACAACCTACATCACCATGGCAGGAAGTACCCGCTTATATTGAAACAGATCCAAAAAATTATGAACTTGTTAGCGTTATTGCCTCCGCAATTATGGCCGGTGAACAGTCAGATAGCCAGTTTGTCGTGAAACGAATCTTAGAACGCAATCCTGAGGCCAAGCTCGTATCCATTATCTCAGCGAGTATTGCTGCAGGTGAACAAGAAGACAGTCAATTGACGGTCAAGAAAATCATGAAAAAATAAAACTATCTATGAAAGAGGAGAATGATTATGTTACGTAAATTCAAAATTGCAATTGATGGAACAGAGTATTTAGTAGAAATGGAAGAAATTGGCGGCGTTCCACAGCCGGCAGCAGCACCAGCACCACAAGCAGCTGCACCAGTTCAAACAGCTCCTGCAGCAGCGCCAAAAGAAGAAGCGCCACAAGCAACTGCCGCT
The DNA window shown above is from Enterococcus montenegrensis and carries:
- a CDS encoding response regulator transcription factor, whose amino-acid sequence is MRNEKILVVDDDPAIRRLIWKSLQSTGILIYQSDSIEKTIDIMSRVEFDLFLLDISLEYENDGYHLAQMIRNENSVVPIIFLSGKTQDQDIVTGLETGADLYLTKPFSPAILKAQVLASLDRSLVLKKHNGQQIKTSNVLKLGEFTYDKKRYQLYKNDVALKLSSKETQLMQFFMENPNQVFSKEQIYQSVWDEEKTDANTIMVFINHLRNKIEDDPKNAKYLQTVWGIGYTFVATI
- a CDS encoding sensor histidine kinase; protein product: MKKLTKKMNALFITVMAITLTGILITALGYHNIQQEALKMGKTQLEQVNEVSTKLIVAEITSSASDLDSFVTDTINTDTALQLPQQNNLITQFFMRNHSFSGIFLFDKEGQPLESHYSAKNQVTNSILSKKMTTDPFFQKALKGQVNQNGKVYFIQQNSFFNLYHPIYNTKKELQGLVVVPLNLEQLFLDKIQPTDTEQRYPLMKNEKMEVVMHPAREQIGLNIITGRKKRFPNLNYTDLEKLDVYQKKHEKGSLSYHSYWWNESDLTSVLKLNAFQWVKIGEERFVIANTADFYQDNGWILHDLLINLGLVVILLMVASLLVLMVRLLAKQQHTTNENQRLKEKRQLEAEKHQLEKSLLQESKMETIGLVTTGIVHDMNNFLTPLIGNIELLMTEHTDDPELIADLEDMHYAAKKGQQLSQRILHFSKEKDQTKKVQSLNQAIEEAVTTMKILIPKSVTIIKEIDLLADALFQQDDVQVLLYNLITNAYQAKSDATITVSLTTPSAVMQAKITEGAFIYQNKKLALIQVSDNGPGIDKSIKDQIFTPFLTTRKEEGGTGLGLFIVSSIVKRNSWLMEVTSSKEGTTFSLIIPISSKES
- a CDS encoding GntR family transcriptional regulator: MNATIAAVKNNLDLSQNQPLKLSIYEAFRKSIILGQIPAGERINEKEFSETLNISRTPIRFALHQLVEEQLVEHVPRVGIVVKGISIKDAHEIYDIRKSLDTLATIKAMQLMTPKDFDDLRALLEEGDRLNQEDKVDEVLQNFSDFNSFIYEKSQMKRLKTIVTDLQAYLVYFRDIAIRSSERRYRALEEHWLLYRGMVTNDITQVTLITHEHLNHSLQFILQEMESHQIE
- the ftsY gene encoding signal recognition particle-docking protein FtsY, which produces MGFFDKIKKALMGEAEPKTPEETQVPPVETKENLSDDRPQSNPDTPAESAESIEGTESTENAADIPAAAEKVAQIPATTQVEIPAEISEEQNITDSKVEKKEDPAEDSAAFVVTEPAETVKKSTVEANANQSETVDFTPPVSEAATFVSKEEQVEEIKEQKEPIASENVQEKYDKGLKKSRKTFGQRLNELFANFRSVDEAFFEEVEETLIGADVGFEAAMKIADDLRQEVKLQNVKKPAEVQNVMIEKLVDLYDEAGSDEVNTLNIQPNGLTVMLFVGVNGVGKTTSIGKLAYEYKQAGKKVLLAAADTFRAGAIDQLVVWGQRAGVEVVRGNAGGDPAAVVYDAMEKAKAQNADILLVDTAGRLQNKVNLMNELEKIKRVIKREAPDAPHEVLLVLDATTGQNAMVQAKQFKETTDVTGLILTKLDGTAKGGIVLAIRNELHLPVKLVGLGEGIDDLEPFDPNEFIVGLFKGLIKDV
- a CDS encoding CPBP family intramembrane glutamic endopeptidase, with the protein product MTQTSLLKRLIFYCGFILLQNLVSTVVFLPKISDVLLALISVLVAGGFIYFLTTRYQKQLLVYNPRAIGQKKVVGKWKYVLLGVLAMFAANIVLANFLPETTENQAGINQSFLVNPITLTVYGVILAPIIEELLFRGIFMNYFWNKDTARAKVLAVLTSALLFGLMHEPRISMALLLYMTLGIVLASVYQKTEDLRCSMLVHMLYNGLGFVGMFLTLQ
- a CDS encoding Cof-type HAD-IIB family hydrolase, whose protein sequence is MIKMIAIDLDGTLLDQEKKISQRNKEALAKAKAQGVKIVLCTGRPLRAIRPYLEELELKEAGDYSITFNGGLVQKNDTGEVMAKSVLSYDNVQELVKLAHDLALPLDIVSDEVVYILPTAPNHQSIYSKLNPLLHFQPFSQAELTEELLYNKAVVAFEQEYLDQQLAKIPAEFKERYEIIKTRDVLLEFMPKGVTKAYGCKLLAEHLGITAAEVMAIGDEENDLPMIEYAGMGVAMDNAVAMVKEAADVITASNVADGVAQVVEKYVLQ
- a CDS encoding CitMHS family transporter codes for the protein MLLTILSYLMIIVFMFVIMKKKLSPLTSLVIIPLVFALIALAAGVTAPPVVDGVAGSNNIGDWVMEGIKTTSNTGIMLLFAILYFSIMLDAGLFDPITKKMIHFAKGDPMKVLIATAVVAAAVSLNGDGTTTTLICCSAFIPIYKKLDMKLMNLGVLVILQNTIMNLLPWGGPTARAMAVLDVGAEILAYLMPGMILSVLFVIFIVAPHMGRQERKRLGIKELSDAEIEEMTAVTDPETMAIRRPKLFAFNGIMTIVLIAWLVLSSFADQIGLPGWFAQPPLFLFLLGTCIALIVNYPVLKDQSARIGANGGDAVQVVILVFAAGVFMGIFQGSGLAEALATSFTYIIPKQLAGFWGIVIALISAPGTFFISNDGFYFGVMPVLAEAGRAYGFTNMQMALASLMGQAFHLLSPLVAFIYLLLRLTKLDMGQWQREAGKWAACIFVIFVVTIMLFGHLPFYIPQK
- the citG gene encoding triphosphoribosyl-dephospho-CoA synthase CitG; the protein is MNNQYHTVVVAAKKGLFYEVALSPKPGLVDRLTNGAHKDMDFYLFIDSILALSPYFSQYLKAGLQHQGTPAELFYTLRQLGQQAEAAMFAATNGINTHKGANFSFAVLLGATGLHLQKSQLPLTATDSENILKLSQAITKDLLKTDFKNVASKKELTHGEKLYLAKGATGIRGQAAAGYPALGEVLLPYLRANRNLPREELLLRALVFLMSELEDSNVLHRGGATALITLKAEMQQLHAKGLTNAELIRALIHYDEILISRNWSPGGAADLLSLGIYFALLEGLF